CCTTCAATAGGGCAAACAGAAGGACGAGCTGCATCACTTTTAGCCGCCACTAATCAACTCCTTCAGATAGATCGCCAGAACGCAAATAAGTGAAATTTGAAGATCAACTTGAATCAAAAAGCCAAAACTAAGAATTGTACGCTACTCTGCCAGACAATATTTTACGGACACGCGCATTTCAAGACAAAGCCATAATTCATGCCTTTTCAACTAGCATCTGGACGCCGCTGAGATCATAGGAACAAACAAAACGCACGAAAATAGCTAACGCACGTATCGAATACCAAATCAGTCTGCATTTATTGTACCCTCAAATTACAAATTCAACCAAcaattgttcaaaagaCCACCTTGAATCTTGTGTTTCCTAATTTGGTAAGTGATCACGTGGTCAGACAGTTTTCCAGGtcaaactgaaaaaaaagctcaagaaccatttttctttaatagCCTTTTTTAGTTGTATTCTAATAAACAACACCAACAAAATCGGAGGTATCACACGTAATTACATAAAGAAGATTAAATTCAGAGAAGATCTATCACACGATATCTCCATAGTTACAAAGAATACCGCATTTTGCCGATGTCACTCACTGAGCAGATCGAGCAATTCGCCAGTAGGTTTCGCGATGATGATGCCACTCTACAATCGAGATATTCCACTCTATCGGAATTGTACGACATAATGGAATTACTGAATTCTCCTGAGGAttaccattttttcttacaAGCTGTGATACCTTTACTTCTAAACCAGCTAAAGGAAGTTCCTATTTCATATGATGCGCATTCACCGGAACAAAAGTTGAGAAACTCTATgcttgatattttcaacagGTGTCTCATGAACCAAACCTTTCAACCCTACGCAATGGAAGTGCTCGAGTTTTTACTTTCAGTACTACCAAAGGAAAACGAAGAAAATGGGATATTATGTATGAAAGTGCTGACGacacttttcaaatcattcaaATCAATACTACAGGACAAACTCGACTCCTTCATACGAATAATTATTCAGatttataaaaatacaCCAAACCTTATAAACCAGACGTTTTATGAAGCCGGGAAAGCAGAACAGGGTGATTTGGATTCACCAAAAGAACCACAGGCAGATGAACTTCTCGATGAATTCTccaaaaatgatgaagaaaaggactTTCCATCGAAACAATCATCCACGGAGCCAAGGTTTGAAAACTCTACCTCATCAAACGGGTTGAGGTCATCTATGTTTTCCTTTAAAATCCTTTCTGAATGCCCTATTACAATGGTCACTTTATATTCGTCTTACAAGCAGTTGACTAGCACCTCGCTTCCGGAATTCACTCCTCTTATTATGAATCTATTGAATATACAAATTAAACAACAACAGGAAGCGAGAGAACAGGCGGAATCACGGGGAGAACATTTCACTTCTATATCGACGGAGATTATCAACAGACCGGCTTACTGTGATTTTATATTAGCCCAGATCAAGGCCACGTCTTTCTTGGCTTACGTATTCATTAGAGGATACGCTCCTGAATTTTTGCAGGATTATGTGAATTTTGTTCCTGATTTAATCATAAGGCTTTTACAAGACTGCCCTTCTGAACTATCATCTGCTAGGAAGGAACTTTTGCATGCCACTAGACACATTCTATCTACAAACTACAAAAAGCTCTTTTTACCCAAATTGGACTATCTGTTTGACGAACGTATACTTATTGGTAACGGTTTTACTATGCATGAAACATTAAGGCCCCTGGCTTATAGTACTGTGGCAGATTTCATTCATAATATAAGATCTGAATTACAACTAAgtgaaattgaaaaaacaataaagatTTACACTGGATATCTATTGGATGAGTCATTAGCCTTAACTGTACAAATCATGAGTGCAAAATTGCTGCTTAATTTAGttgaaagaatattaaaatTGGGAAAGGAGAACCCACAAGAGGCCCCTAGAGCAAAGAAATTGTTAATGATAATCATTGACTCATATATGAATAGATTTAAAACCTTAAACAGACAGTACGATACAATAATGAAGTACTATGGAAGATACGAAACGCATAAGAAGGAGAAAGCAGAAAAGCTCAAAAACTCTATACAGGATAATGACAAAGAGAGTGAGGAATTTATGAGGAAGGTACTGGAACCATCCGATGACGACCATTTGATGCCACAGcctaaaaaagaagatatcaATGATAGTCCCGATGTTGAAATGACAGAATCTGACAAAGTGGTGAAGAATGACGTTGAAATGTTTGACATAAAAAACTACGCACCTATATTATTACTACCCACACCAACAAATGATCCCATCAAGGATGCTTTTTACTTATACAGAACTTTAATGTCTTTcttaaaaacaataattCATGACTTAAAAGTCTTTAACCCACCTCCTAACGAATATACGGTTGCTAATCCTAAATTGTGGGCTTCTGTTTCTAGAGTTTTTTCATATGAGGAAGTCATTGTTTTCAAGGATTTATTTCACGAATGTATTATTggtttgaaattttttaaagatcataatgaaaaattatctccagaaacaacaaaaaaacattttgaTATATCAATGCCCAGCCTACCGGTCTCAGCCACCAAAGATGCTCGTGAGTTAATGGACTATTTGGCATTTATGTTTATGCAGATGGATAATGCCACTTTTAATGAAATAATTGAACAGGAACTGCCATTTGTCTATGAAAGAATGCTGGAGGATTCTGGGCTGCTACATGTCGCGCAATCCTTTTTAACAAGTGAAATAACCTCCCCAAATTTTGCTGGCATCCTTTTAAGATTCTTGAAAgggaaattgaaagatttaGGAAACGTTGATTTTAACACTTCTAATGTCCTAATACgacttttcaaattgtcCTTTATGTCCGTCAATCTTTTCCCCAATATCAATGAGgttgttcttcttccacACTTAAACGATCTAATTCTAAACTCCCTGAAATACTCAACTACAGCAGAAGAGCCTCTAGTATACTTTTATCTTATTAGAACTCTTTTTAGAAGTATAGGTGGGGGcagatttgaaaacttaTATAGATCGATTAAGCCCATACTACAGGTGCTATTACAATCTTTAAACCAAATGATACTTACTGCACGATTGCCCCACGAGAGAGAACTTTATGTGGAATTATGCATCACTGTACCAGTTCGGTTAAGTGTGCTTGCTCCTTATTTGCCATTTTTGATGAAACCATTGGTATTTGCATTACAGCAATATCCTGATCTCGTTTCGCAGGGTTTAAGGACCTTAGAATTATGTATTGATAATTTGACCGCCGAGTATTTTGATCCTATAATCGAACCGGTAATCGATGACGTTTCGAAGGCCTTGTTTAACCTTCTGCAACCTCAACCATTTAATCATGCTATCAGCCACAACGTAGTCAGAATACTGGGCAAATTAGGAGGTAGAAATCGTCAATTTTTAAAGCCACCAACGGACCTCACGGAAAAAACGGAACTAGACATTGATGCGATAgcagatttcaaaatcaatggTATGCCGGAAGATGTACCGCTTTCTGTAACGCCAGGAATCCAGTCCGCTTTGAATATATTGCAAAGCTACAAAAGTGATATTCACTACAGGAAGAGTGCTTACAAGTATCTAACCTGTGTACTACTGTTAATGACAAAATCATCAGCAGAGTTTCCTACGAATTACACGGAACTGTTGAAGACAGCAGTGAATTCTATAAAGCTAGAGAGGATTGgaatagaaaaaaactttgattTGGAACCAACTGTAAATAAGAGAGATTATTCGaaccaagaaaatttgtttttgagGTTACTGGAGAGCGTTTTTTACGCAACTTCGATAAAGGAACTAAAAGATGACGCAATGGACCTACTGAATAACCTTTTGGATCATTTCTGCCTATTACAAGTAAACACTACGTTGCTTAATAAGAGAAACTATAATGGGACATTTAACATCGATCTAAAGAACCCAAACTTCATGCTAGATAGCTCATTGATTCTAGATGCTATTCCCTTTGCCCTTTCGTACTACATTCCAGAAGTTCGTGAGGTGGGTGTTTTGGCGTACAAAAGAATATACGAAAAAAGTTGTCTGATATATGGGGAGGAACTAGCTTTAAGTCACTCCTTCATACCGGAATTAGCTAAACAGTTTATCCATTTGTGTTACGACGAAACATATTACAACAAAAGAGGCGGTGTCTTGGGTATAAAAGTTCTCATTGATAATGTTAAGTCGTCCTCAGTTTTCCTAAAAAAGTATCAGTATAACCTAGCCAATGGTCTATTATTTGTGCTGAAGGACACTCAGAGCGAGGCCCCATCTGCTATAACAGATAGCGCTGAGAAATTACTAATAGATCTATTAAGTATTACGTTCGCGGATGTAAAAGAAGAGGATTTGGGTAACAAAGTCTTGGAGAACACACTGACGGACATAGTATGCGAATTAAGTAATGCAAATCCTAAGGTAAGAAATGCCTGCCAGAAGTCCTTACATACAATTTCAAACCTCACTGGAATTCCTATAGTAAAATTGATGGATCATTCCAaacaatttcttctatCACCAATATTTGCAAAACCTTTAAGAGCATTACCTTTCACTATGCAAATCGGTAATGTCGATGCTATCACATTCTGTTTAAGTCTACCAAACACATTTCTAACATTTAATGAAGAACTGTTTAGGTTACTCCAAGAATCTATTGTCTTGGCAGATGCAGAAGATGAATCACTATCCACCAATATCCAAAAGACAACCGAATATAGTACTTCCGAGCAATTAGTACAATTAAGAATAGCGTGCATAAAATTACTTGCGATTGCTcttaaaaatgaagaatttgcCACAGCTCAACAAGGAAACATCAGAATTCGAATTCTAGctgtttttttcaaaacaatgCTGAAAACTTCACCAGAAATTATTAATACTACATATGAAGCTTTGAAAGGTTCCTTAGCAGAAAACTCTAAATTGCCGAAAGAATTACTTCAGAACGGATTAAAACCTCttttaatgaatttatCTGACCACCAAAAGCTGACGGTCCCTGGTCTGGATGCTTTATCGAAGCTTCTCGAGTTATTGATTGCATACTTTAAAGTAGAAATCGGAAGAAAGTTGTTAGATCACCTCACGGCATGGTGCCGTGTTGAAGTTCTTGACACATTATTTGGCCAAGATTTAGCAGAGCAGATGCCAACTAAAATAATAGTAAGCattattaatatatttCATCTACTGCCACCACAAGCTGATATGTTTTTAAATGATTTGTTGCTCAAAGTTATGCTTCTAGAGAGAAAACTACGTCTTCAACTGGATTCTCCATTTCGTACACCACTAGCGAGGTACCTGAACCGTTTCCATAACCCCGTAACAGAGtacttcaagaaaaatatgacGTTAAGGCAATTAGTGCTTTTCATGTGCAATATTGTGCAAAGACCTGAAGCAAAGGAGCTGGCCGAAGATTTTGAGAAAGAACTCGACAACTTCTATGACTTTTACATTTCCAATATACCAAAAAACCAAGTACGTGTTGTTAGTTTTTTTACTAATATGGTTGATCTCTTTAATACAATGGTGATCACGAATGGGGACGAATggctaaagaaaaaaggcaacatgattttgaaattaaaagataTGCTGAACTTGAcattaaaaacaataaaggAAAACTCGTTTTACATCGACCATCTACAATTAAATCAAAGTATTGCAAAATTCCAAGCTCTTTACCTGCGTTTCACTGAATTATCCGAAAGGGATCAAAATCCTCTGCTCCTAGatttcattgatttttctttttcaaatggtATCAAAGCCTCATATTCCCTCAAGAAATTCATCTTCCATAATATAATAGCAAgttcaaataaagaaaagcagAATAACTTCATAAATGATGCAACACTTTTCGTTCTATCTGACAAATGTTTGGATGCTAGAATATTTGTACTTAAAAATGTCATAAATTCAACTTTGATTTATGAAGTGGCAACATCTGGATCTTTGAAAAGCTATCTTGTGGAGGATAAAAAACCTAAATGGTTAGAGTTACTCCAcaataaaatttggaagaactCAAATGCAATTTTAGCATATGACGTTCTAGACCATCATGATTTATTCCGTTTTGAACTCTTACAACTGTCAGCAATTTTCATTAAGGCAGATCCAGAAATTATAGCCGAGATAAAGAAagatataataaaattctGCTGGAATTTCATAAAGCTCGAAGATACCCTTATCAAACAATCCGCGTACCTGGTTACATCATATTTCATATCCAAGTTTGATTTCCCTATTAAAGTTGTCACCCAGGTTTTTGTTGCCCTATTACGTTCTTCTCATGTCGAAGCTAGGTACTTAGTTAAGCAATCGCTGGACGTTCTCACCCCTGTTCTCCATGAACGTATGAACGCAGCTGGGACGCCCGATACCTGGATTAACTGGGTTAAAAGGGTAATGGTAGAAAATTCTTCTAGTCAGAACAACATTTTAtaccaatttttgataaGCCACCctgatttatttttcaattcaagAGATTTGTTCATATCAAATATTATTCATCATATGAATAAGATAACGTTCATGTCAAATTCAAACTCTGATAGTCATACTTTAGCTATTGATTTGGCGTCATTAATTCTTTATTGGGAGAACAAGACCTTAGAAATTACGAATGTAAATAATACCAAGACCGATTCCGACGGAGATGTTGTAATGTCCGATTCTAAAAGTGATATTAATCCAGTTGAGGCTGACACAACCGCAATAATTGTAGACGCTAATAACAACTCGCCTATATCTTTACATTTACGCGAGGCTTGTACGGCGTTTTTGATAAGATACGTGTGTGCAAGTAATCACCGTGCCATAGAAACAGAACTAGGATTAAGAGCTATCAATATTTTATCAGAATTAATCTCAGATAAGCATTGGACAAACGTCAATGTTAAACTGGTTTACTTCGAGaagtttttgatatttcaaGATCTCGATTCcgaaaatattctttacTACTGCATGAATGCTTTGGATGTGCTTTAtgtattcttcaaaaataagaCAAAAGAATGGATAATGGAAAACTTACCTACCATTCAAAATCTTCTAGAAAAATGTATCAAATCTGATCATCACGATGTACAGGAAGCTCTGCAAAAAGTTTTGCAGGTAATAATGAAGGCAATAAAAGCTCAGGGTGTATCAGTGataattgaagaagaaagccCTGGTAAGACATTTATCCAAATGTTAACCTCCGTGATAACTCAGGATCTTCAGGAAACCTCATCAGTTACAGCTGGTGTAACTCTAGCTTGGGTACTCTTCATGAACTTTCCGGATAACATCGTCCCATTATTAACGCCTTTGATGAAGACGTTCAGTAAGTTATGCAAAGATCACTTAAGCATTTCACAACCGAAGGACGCCATGGCTCTGGAAGAGGCAAGGATTACGACGAAACTTTTAGAGAaagttttatatatattatctttgaaaGTCTCACTCTTGGGTGACTCCCGTCGTCCTTTCCTCTCCACTGTGGCACTTCTGATTGATCACTCCATggatcaaaattttttgaggaAAATTGTCAATATGTCCAGAAGCTGGATATTCAATactgaaatttttccaactgttaaagaaaaagcgGCTATATTAACGAAGATGCTGGCGTTTGAGATTAGAGGGGAACCTTCATTGTCAAAGCTATTCTACGAAATAGTCTTGAAACTATTTGATCAAGAACATTTTAATAACACAGAAATTACCGTTAGAATGGAACAACCTTTCCTCGTAGGAACGCGTGTTGAAGACATCGGTATAAGGAAAAGATTCATGACAATTTTGGATAATAGTTTGGAAAGAGATATCAAAGAGAGACTATATTATGTTATACGGGACCAAAACTGGGAATTTATTGCTGATTATCCATGGTTAAATCAAGCTTTACAATTACTATATGGTTCTTTTAATAGAGAGAAGGAATTATCTTTAAAGAACATTTATTGTTTGTCTCCACCATCGATTTTACAAGAGTACCTCCCAGAAAATGCTGAAATGGTAACCGAAGTAAACGATCTGGAATTATCAAACTTTGTTAAAGGTCATATAGCTTCCATGCAAGGTTTATGTCGAATAATCTCTTCGGATTTCATCGATTCTTTgattgaaatattttaccAAGATCCAAAAGCAATTCATAGAGCGTGGGTTACGTTATTTCCCCAGGTATACAAAAGTATTCcaaagaatgaaaaatacgGGTTTGTTCGATCTATCATTACATTGCTTTCTAAACCTTATCATACCAGACAAATTTCCTCTAGGACAAATGTGATTAATATGCTATTGGACTCAATAAGTAAAATTGAATCGTTAGAATTACCCCCTCATTTGGTCAAATACTTGGCGATATCATACAACGCTTGGTATCAATCGATTAACATCTTGGAATCCATTCAAAGCAATACTAGCATCGACAATACAAAAATTATCGAAGCCAACGAAGATGCGCTATTAGAACTATACGTCAATctacaagaagaagacatGTTTTATGGTCTTTGGAGACGTAGAGCAAAATACACAGAGACTAACATTGGTTTATCATATGAACAAATTGGCCTTTGGGACAAAGCTCAACAACTTTATGAAGTGGCACAGGTCAAAGCTCGTAGTGGTGCCTTGCCCTACTCACAGTCTGAGTATGCACTATGGGAAGATAACTGGATACAGTGTgctgaaaaattacaaCATTGGGACGTATTAACTGAATTAGCGAAGCATGAAGGGTTCACGGACTTATTATTAGAATGTGGTTGGCGTGTTGCTGATTGGAACAGTGATCGTGATGCACTTGAGCAATCAGTAAAAAGCGTTATGGACGTTCCAACTCCACGAAGGCAAATGTTTAAGACCTTTTTGgctcttcaaaatttcgCAGAAAGCAGAAAAGGAGATCAAGAAGTTAGAAAGCTATGCGATGAAGGAATACAATTAAGTCTAATAAAGTGGGTGTCTCTGCCAATTAGATATACACCAGCTCATAAGTGGCTATTACATGGGTTTCAACAGTACATGGAATTTTTGGAAGCGACACAGATATATGCTAACTTGCATACAACAACAGTACAGAATCTGGATTCTAAAGCCCAAGAGATTAAGCGCATCTTGCAAGCTTGGAGAGACCGTCTACCAAACACATGGGATGATGTCAATATGTGGAATGACCTAGTAACATGGAGACAACATGCATTCCAGGTTATTAACAACGCATATCTCCCATTAATACCGGCACTTCAACAATCAAACAGTAATAGCAATATTAATACTCATGCATATAGGGGATATCATGAAATTGCCTGGGTAATCAACAGGTTTGCACATGTTGCAAGGAAGCACAACATGCCTGACGTGTGTATCAGTCAGCTGGCACGTATTTACACCCTACCGAATATAGAAATTCAGGAGGCTTTCCTAAAGTTAAGGGAGCAAGCTAAATGTCATTACCAAAACATGAACGAATTAACAACGGGTCTGGATGTTATT
This genomic interval from Saccharomyces cerevisiae S288C chromosome VIII, complete sequence contains the following:
- the TRA1 gene encoding histone acetyltransferase TRA1 (Subunit of SAGA and NuA4 histone acetyltransferase complexes; subunit of the TTT Hsp90 cochaperone complex that is involved in chromatin remodeling and telomeric chromatin regulation; interacts with acidic activators (e.g., Gal4p) which leads to transcription activation; similar to human TRRAP, which is a cofactor for c-Myc mediated oncogenic transformation), which produces MSLTEQIEQFASRFRDDDATLQSRYSTLSELYDIMELLNSPEDYHFFLQAVIPLLLNQLKEVPISYDAHSPEQKLRNSMLDIFNRCLMNQTFQPYAMEVLEFLLSVLPKENEENGILCMKVLTTLFKSFKSILQDKLDSFIRIIIQIYKNTPNLINQTFYEAGKAEQGDLDSPKEPQADELLDEFSKNDEEKDFPSKQSSTEPRFENSTSSNGLRSSMFSFKILSECPITMVTLYSSYKQLTSTSLPEFTPLIMNLLNIQIKQQQEAREQAESRGEHFTSISTEIINRPAYCDFILAQIKATSFLAYVFIRGYAPEFLQDYVNFVPDLIIRLLQDCPSELSSARKELLHATRHILSTNYKKLFLPKLDYLFDERILIGNGFTMHETLRPLAYSTVADFIHNIRSELQLSEIEKTIKIYTGYLLDESLALTVQIMSAKLLLNLVERILKLGKENPQEAPRAKKLLMIIIDSYMNRFKTLNRQYDTIMKYYGRYETHKKEKAEKLKNSIQDNDKESEEFMRKVLEPSDDDHLMPQPKKEDINDSPDVEMTESDKVVKNDVEMFDIKNYAPILLLPTPTNDPIKDAFYLYRTLMSFLKTIIHDLKVFNPPPNEYTVANPKLWASVSRVFSYEEVIVFKDLFHECIIGLKFFKDHNEKLSPETTKKHFDISMPSLPVSATKDARELMDYLAFMFMQMDNATFNEIIEQELPFVYERMLEDSGLLHVAQSFLTSEITSPNFAGILLRFLKGKLKDLGNVDFNTSNVLIRLFKLSFMSVNLFPNINEVVLLPHLNDLILNSLKYSTTAEEPLVYFYLIRTLFRSIGGGRFENLYRSIKPILQVLLQSLNQMILTARLPHERELYVELCITVPVRLSVLAPYLPFLMKPLVFALQQYPDLVSQGLRTLELCIDNLTAEYFDPIIEPVIDDVSKALFNLLQPQPFNHAISHNVVRILGKLGGRNRQFLKPPTDLTEKTELDIDAIADFKINGMPEDVPLSVTPGIQSALNILQSYKSDIHYRKSAYKYLTCVLLLMTKSSAEFPTNYTELLKTAVNSIKLERIGIEKNFDLEPTVNKRDYSNQENLFLRLLESVFYATSIKELKDDAMDLLNNLLDHFCLLQVNTTLLNKRNYNGTFNIDLKNPNFMLDSSLILDAIPFALSYYIPEVREVGVLAYKRIYEKSCLIYGEELALSHSFIPELAKQFIHLCYDETYYNKRGGVLGIKVLIDNVKSSSVFLKKYQYNLANGLLFVLKDTQSEAPSAITDSAEKLLIDLLSITFADVKEEDLGNKVLENTLTDIVCELSNANPKVRNACQKSLHTISNLTGIPIVKLMDHSKQFLLSPIFAKPLRALPFTMQIGNVDAITFCLSLPNTFLTFNEELFRLLQESIVLADAEDESLSTNIQKTTEYSTSEQLVQLRIACIKLLAIALKNEEFATAQQGNIRIRILAVFFKTMLKTSPEIINTTYEALKGSLAENSKLPKELLQNGLKPLLMNLSDHQKLTVPGLDALSKLLELLIAYFKVEIGRKLLDHLTAWCRVEVLDTLFGQDLAEQMPTKIIVSIINIFHLLPPQADMFLNDLLLKVMLLERKLRLQLDSPFRTPLARYLNRFHNPVTEYFKKNMTLRQLVLFMCNIVQRPEAKELAEDFEKELDNFYDFYISNIPKNQVRVVSFFTNMVDLFNTMVITNGDEWLKKKGNMILKLKDMLNLTLKTIKENSFYIDHLQLNQSIAKFQALYLRFTELSERDQNPLLLDFIDFSFSNGIKASYSLKKFIFHNIIASSNKEKQNNFINDATLFVLSDKCLDARIFVLKNVINSTLIYEVATSGSLKSYLVEDKKPKWLELLHNKIWKNSNAILAYDVLDHHDLFRFELLQLSAIFIKADPEIIAEIKKDIIKFCWNFIKLEDTLIKQSAYLVTSYFISKFDFPIKVVTQVFVALLRSSHVEARYLVKQSLDVLTPVLHERMNAAGTPDTWINWVKRVMVENSSSQNNILYQFLISHPDLFFNSRDLFISNIIHHMNKITFMSNSNSDSHTLAIDLASLILYWENKTLEITNVNNTKTDSDGDVVMSDSKSDINPVEADTTAIIVDANNNSPISLHLREACTAFLIRYVCASNHRAIETELGLRAINILSELISDKHWTNVNVKLVYFEKFLIFQDLDSENILYYCMNALDVLYVFFKNKTKEWIMENLPTIQNLLEKCIKSDHHDVQEALQKVLQVIMKAIKAQGVSVIIEEESPGKTFIQMLTSVITQDLQETSSVTAGVTLAWVLFMNFPDNIVPLLTPLMKTFSKLCKDHLSISQPKDAMALEEARITTKLLEKVLYILSLKVSLLGDSRRPFLSTVALLIDHSMDQNFLRKIVNMSRSWIFNTEIFPTVKEKAAILTKMLAFEIRGEPSLSKLFYEIVLKLFDQEHFNNTEITVRMEQPFLVGTRVEDIGIRKRFMTILDNSLERDIKERLYYVIRDQNWEFIADYPWLNQALQLLYGSFNREKELSLKNIYCLSPPSILQEYLPENAEMVTEVNDLELSNFVKGHIASMQGLCRIISSDFIDSLIEIFYQDPKAIHRAWVTLFPQVYKSIPKNEKYGFVRSIITLLSKPYHTRQISSRTNVINMLLDSISKIESLELPPHLVKYLAISYNAWYQSINILESIQSNTSIDNTKIIEANEDALLELYVNLQEEDMFYGLWRRRAKYTETNIGLSYEQIGLWDKAQQLYEVAQVKARSGALPYSQSEYALWEDNWIQCAEKLQHWDVLTELAKHEGFTDLLLECGWRVADWNSDRDALEQSVKSVMDVPTPRRQMFKTFLALQNFAESRKGDQEVRKLCDEGIQLSLIKWVSLPIRYTPAHKWLLHGFQQYMEFLEATQIYANLHTTTVQNLDSKAQEIKRILQAWRDRLPNTWDDVNMWNDLVTWRQHAFQVINNAYLPLIPALQQSNSNSNINTHAYRGYHEIAWVINRFAHVARKHNMPDVCISQLARIYTLPNIEIQEAFLKLREQAKCHYQNMNELTTGLDVISNTNLVYFGTVQKAEFFTLKGMFLSKLRAYEEANQAFATAVQIDLNLAKAWAQWGFFNDRRLSEEPNNISFASNAISCYLQAAGLYKNSKIRELLCRILWLISIDDASGMLTNAFDSFRGEIPVWYWITFIPQLLTSLSHKEANMVRHILIRIAKSYPQALHFQLRTTKEDFAVIQRQTMAVMGDKPDTNDRNGRRQPWEYLQELNNILKTAYPLLALSLESLVAQINDRFKSTTDEDLFRLINVLLIDGTLNYNRLPFPRKNPKLPENTEKNLVKFSTTLLAPYIRPKFNADFIDNKPDYETYIKRLRYWRRRLENKLDRASKKENLEVLCPHLSNFHHQKFEDIEIPGQYLLNKDNNVHFIKIARFLPTVDFVRGTHSSYRRLMIRGHDGSVHSFAVQYPAVRHSRREERMFQLYRLFNKSLSKNVETRRRSIQFNLPIAIPLSPQVRIMNDSVSFTTLHEIHNEFCKKKGFDPDDIQDFMADKLNAAHDDALPAPDMTILKVEIFNSIQTMFVPSNVLKDHFTSLFTQFEDFWLFRKQFASQYSSFVFMSYMMMINNRTPHKIHVDKTSGNVFTLEMLPSRFPYERVKPLLKNHDLSLPPDSPIFHNNEPVPFRLTPNIQSLIGDSALEGIFAVNLFTISRALIEPDNELNTYLALFIRDEIISWFSNLHRPIIENPQLREMVQTNVDLIIRKVAQLGHLNSTPTVTTQFILDCIGSAVSPRNLARTDVNFMPWF